A single Amphiura filiformis chromosome 19, Afil_fr2py, whole genome shotgun sequence DNA region contains:
- the LOC140141625 gene encoding uncharacterized protein gives MVAYASRTQEQWQLCGQKRTFALSKIGKLRKYLDPDSTHKLIQAFVISRLDHCNSLLHGLPQKDINKLQRIQNMAARLISLTKKRDHITPILRDQLHWLPIEERIQFKILLLTYKAFHGIAPPYLSELISLYIPPRGLRSETFAFRISRINDHLQIVRSRTKTYGERAFAVAAPILWNALPEQIRKSPTLAQFKSQLKTHLYRIAFLV, from the exons atggtggcctaTGCC TCCCGAACGCAGGAACAATGGCAACTTTGTGGACAAAAGAGAACATTTGCATTGAGCAAGATTGGGAAGCTGCGCAAATACCTTGACCCGGACTCCACTCACAAACTCATCCAGGCTTTTGTCATCAGCAGGCTAGATCATTGCAATTCTCTCCTCCATGGTCTCCCACAGAAAGACATAAACAAACTTCAAAGAATCCAAAACATGGCCGCTCGCCTAATTTCTCTTACCAAAAAGCGGGATCACATAACCCCCATTCTCCGCGACCAACTTCACTGGCTCCCAATTGAGGAAAGAATCCAATTCAAAATCCTCCTCCTCACATACAAGGCGTTCCACGGTATTGCCCCTCCATACTTGTCTGAATTGATCAGTCTTTATATTCCACCTCGTGGCCTTAGATCAG AAACTTTTGCTTTCCGAATTTCTCGGATCAATGACCATCTGCAAATTGTCCGTTCCCGAACAAAGACCTATGGCGAACGGGCTTTTGCTGTTGCCGCCCCAATACTGTGGAACGCCCTCCCGGAACAGATCCGCAAATCACCCACTCTTGCTCAATTCAAATCACAGCTAAAAACCCACCTGTACAGAATTGCTTTCCTTGTTTAA